From Hartmannibacter diazotrophicus, a single genomic window includes:
- a CDS encoding IS3 family transposase (programmed frameshift) — MTRRVRRNHSPAFKAKVALAAIKGEKTLADLAQQFDVHPNQITQWRSQLLEGAAGVFGSEAKSESNAPTIDVKTLHAKIGELALENGFFVRRARQGRPSERKAMIDRHHDLPLNRQARALGISRGSVYYLPRAASSADLALMRAIDALHLEYPFAGSRMLQGLLLAEGHVAGRLHVATLMKRMGIEALYRRPNTSKPAPGHKIFPYLLRKLPVTRANQVWAMDITYIPMARGFVYLTAVVDWFSRKVLAWRLSITMDVAFCIEAVEEAMARFGKPDIFNTDQGSQFTSREFTALLIGSGIKISMDGKGAWRDNVFVERIWKSVKYEEVYLRAYASVSDARASIGRYLAFYNGRRPHQSLARQTPDQAYFNALQPIPVAA, encoded by the exons ATGACGAGACGCGTTCGCCGGAACCACAGCCCGGCTTTCAAGGCGAAGGTCGCATTGGCGGCCATCAAGGGCGAGAAGACGCTGGCCGACCTGGCGCAGCAGTTCGACGTCCACCCCAACCAGATCACGCAGTGGCGCAGCCAGCTCCTTGAAGGGGCTGCCGGTGTCTTCGGCTCCGAAGCGAAGTCCGAGTCCAACGCACCAACGATCGACGTGAAGACGCTGCATGCGAAGATCGGGGAGCTGGCGCTGGAGAACG GATTTTTTGTCCGGCGCGCTCGGCAAGGCCGGCCTTCTGAGCGCAAAGCGATGATCGACCGCCATCACGATCTGCCGCTCAACCGGCAGGCCAGAGCACTCGGGATCAGCCGAGGCAGTGTCTATTATCTGCCCCGCGCGGCCTCGTCTGCTGATCTGGCCTTGATGCGCGCGATTGACGCGCTGCATCTGGAATACCCCTTCGCCGGCAGCCGCATGCTGCAGGGTCTGCTGCTGGCCGAGGGGCATGTCGCTGGGCGTCTCCACGTCGCGACGCTGATGAAGCGGATGGGGATCGAGGCGCTTTACCGCCGACCGAACACGTCAAAGCCGGCGCCGGGGCACAAGATCTTCCCTTACCTGCTGCGCAAGCTGCCGGTGACGCGCGCCAATCAGGTCTGGGCGATGGACATCACCTACATCCCGATGGCGCGGGGCTTCGTCTATCTGACGGCCGTCGTCGACTGGTTCAGCCGCAAGGTCCTGGCCTGGCGGCTCTCGATCACGATGGACGTCGCCTTCTGCATCGAGGCCGTCGAGGAGGCGATGGCGCGCTTCGGCAAGCCGGATATCTTCAATACCGACCAAGGCTCGCAGTTCACCAGCCGCGAGTTCACCGCCCTGCTGATCGGCTCCGGCATCAAGATCAGCATGGATGGCAAGGGCGCCTGGCGCGACAACGTCTTCGTCGAGCGCATCTGGAAATCGGTCAAATACGAGGAGGTCTACCTGCGCGCCTATGCCAGCGTGTCCGACGCGCGCGCTTCGATCGGCCGCTATCTCGCGTTCTACAACGGCCGAAGACCTCACCAGAGCCTGGCACGGCAGACGCCCGATCAGGCCTACTTCAATGCGCTGCAGCCAATCCCGGTTGCGGCATAA
- a CDS encoding amylo-alpha-1,6-glucosidase, which produces MNKASRDWSDVPCEPDVPVRMSLVESTHFTLKEGDAFVVLDQYGDCGLVPGGPDGLYFHDTRHLSRFELLVEGQRPLLLGSRIRDDNAVLCVDLTNPDFGPANAPTIAHNLIVLDRTKFLWDGACFERIGIRNYGSRRLEFELEIRFAADFHDLFEVRGATRQAHGKTSVRIATDNRVEYEYSGLDDIRRHTCLSFEPKPGRIEPHRAVFRIALEAGAKTKVLAVVDCGEERRIEPANFRHALLAKRRQLHAIRNSAVTITSSNRLFNRVTARSASDLTMLLTRTEQGLYPYAGIPWFSTVFGRDGIITAMLTLWTNPAVGLGVLRHLAATQATTIDAVADAQPGKILHESRNSEMARLGEVPFGRYYGTIDATPLFVLLAGLYFQRTGDLDTMRSLWGNILAALEWCDRYGDADQDGFVEYHRMTEMGLSNQGWKDSDDAIFHADGSPAEGPIALCEVQSYLYAAKKAIAVVAEHLGHETLAAALLQQADHLRERFETAFWCPEINMYALALDGEKRPCKVRSSNAGHALFCGIATDEHAKATAETMMGADFFSGWGIRTIARGEANFNPISYHNGSIWPHDNALIGAGFARYGLKQHTARILGALVDAAGYWELQRIPELFCGFRRRPHQGPTAYPVACAPQAWATVAPLSLLASCLGLTMDHLGNEIRFDAPVLPHFLDDVRLGGLKLGNSAMDLLVERRDAAISVRVADTSGDESIVVKIRGKR; this is translated from the coding sequence ATGAACAAGGCATCGAGAGACTGGTCGGACGTACCCTGCGAGCCGGACGTCCCGGTTCGCATGTCCCTCGTGGAAAGCACCCATTTCACGTTGAAGGAAGGCGATGCCTTCGTCGTCCTCGACCAGTACGGCGATTGCGGCCTCGTGCCAGGCGGACCGGATGGACTTTATTTTCACGACACGCGTCACCTGTCCCGGTTCGAATTGCTCGTCGAGGGGCAGCGCCCGTTGCTGCTAGGGTCGCGCATTCGCGACGACAATGCCGTGCTCTGCGTCGATCTGACCAATCCAGATTTTGGCCCGGCCAACGCCCCCACGATTGCCCACAATCTCATCGTGCTCGATCGCACCAAATTTCTCTGGGATGGCGCCTGCTTCGAGCGGATCGGCATTCGCAACTACGGTAGCCGCCGGCTTGAATTCGAGCTGGAGATCCGCTTTGCCGCCGACTTCCATGATCTGTTCGAGGTGCGCGGCGCAACCCGCCAGGCCCATGGCAAGACATCCGTCCGCATCGCCACGGACAACCGCGTCGAATACGAATACAGCGGCCTTGACGATATCCGTCGTCACACCTGCCTGTCCTTCGAACCGAAGCCCGGCAGGATCGAACCGCATCGTGCCGTCTTCAGGATCGCGCTTGAGGCCGGCGCCAAGACCAAGGTGCTGGCCGTCGTCGACTGCGGCGAGGAAAGGCGCATCGAACCTGCGAACTTCCGCCATGCACTGCTTGCCAAACGGCGTCAGCTGCACGCCATTCGCAATTCCGCCGTGACGATCACGAGTTCAAACCGGCTGTTCAACAGGGTCACAGCCCGATCGGCATCCGATTTGACGATGCTGTTGACCCGGACAGAACAGGGCCTTTACCCCTACGCCGGCATTCCCTGGTTCAGCACCGTGTTCGGCCGGGACGGGATCATCACCGCCATGCTGACGCTGTGGACCAATCCGGCTGTCGGGCTCGGCGTCCTGCGTCATCTGGCGGCGACACAGGCGACAACCATCGACGCCGTTGCCGACGCACAACCCGGCAAGATCCTGCACGAAAGCCGCAACAGCGAGATGGCCCGGCTCGGCGAAGTGCCGTTTGGTCGCTACTACGGAACGATCGACGCGACACCGCTCTTTGTCCTGCTGGCGGGGCTCTATTTCCAGCGCACCGGCGACCTCGACACGATGCGCAGCCTTTGGGGCAATATTCTCGCGGCGCTGGAGTGGTGCGACCGTTACGGCGATGCCGATCAAGACGGCTTCGTGGAATACCACCGGATGACCGAGATGGGTCTTTCCAACCAGGGCTGGAAGGACAGCGACGACGCGATTTTTCACGCCGATGGTTCACCCGCGGAAGGACCGATCGCGCTTTGCGAGGTGCAATCCTATCTCTATGCGGCCAAGAAGGCGATCGCTGTCGTGGCCGAGCACCTTGGCCATGAGACACTCGCAGCAGCGCTTCTGCAACAGGCCGACCACTTGCGCGAGCGTTTCGAAACCGCGTTCTGGTGCCCCGAGATCAACATGTATGCGCTGGCGCTCGATGGCGAAAAGCGTCCGTGCAAGGTCCGTTCATCGAATGCCGGTCACGCGCTCTTTTGCGGGATCGCCACCGACGAACACGCCAAGGCAACCGCCGAGACCATGATGGGTGCGGATTTCTTCAGCGGCTGGGGCATTCGCACGATTGCCAGAGGCGAAGCCAACTTCAATCCGATTTCCTATCACAACGGGTCGATCTGGCCGCACGACAACGCTCTTATCGGGGCCGGCTTTGCGCGCTATGGACTGAAGCAACATACAGCCCGCATCCTGGGGGCGCTGGTCGACGCAGCGGGCTATTGGGAACTGCAGCGAATACCAGAACTTTTTTGTGGCTTCCGCCGCCGACCACACCAGGGCCCTACCGCCTACCCGGTGGCTTGCGCGCCGCAAGCCTGGGCAACCGTCGCCCCGCTGTCCCTGCTCGCCAGCTGCCTCGGACTGACCATGGATCACCTTGGCAATGAAATCCGCTTTGATGCACCCGTGCTGCCGCATTTTCTGGACGATGTCCGGCTTGGTGGCCTGAAACTTGGCAATTCAGCCATGGACCTCCTCGTCGAGCGCAGGGACGCAGCAATTTCCGTGCGTGTTGCCGATACCTCCGGCGACGAAAGTATTGTCGTCAAAATCCGCGGAAAGCGTTGA
- a CDS encoding glycosyltransferase family 4 protein, protein MRIAQVAPLAEAVPPMLYGGTERCVSWLTEALIEAGHQVTLFASGDSVTAAELVAGSSQGLRLGGVRDLTAQHSTMLRQVRHREAEFDIIHLHIDLLASKLFHGLEGKCVTTLHGRLDLPLTQPFCGVVTPMPLISVSNNQRLPMPAGVNWLATVYHGLPPQVCPYNEAGGDYLAFLGRISPEKRPDRAIEIALRSGVPLKIAAKVDPIDQAYFEREIVPLLDNPLIEFIGEIDEHEKSGFLGNALALLFPIDWPEPFGLVMIEAMSTGTPVIAWRNGSVPEIIGDGISGVIVDSISEAVDAVREVKQLSRRAVAAYGRSRFTAKRMADNYVQAYQHLLDHREPVAADVTKPMLALEQRESRPIALGTPVVVM, encoded by the coding sequence ATGCGTATCGCTCAGGTTGCTCCGCTGGCCGAAGCCGTGCCCCCCATGCTCTACGGAGGCACCGAACGATGCGTATCCTGGCTGACCGAGGCCCTGATCGAGGCCGGTCATCAGGTCACATTGTTCGCCTCGGGAGATTCCGTCACGGCCGCAGAACTCGTGGCAGGATCCTCTCAAGGTCTCAGGCTAGGAGGTGTTCGCGATCTGACAGCCCAGCACTCGACCATGCTGCGCCAAGTCCGCCATCGCGAAGCGGAATTCGACATCATCCACCTGCATATCGATCTTCTGGCCAGCAAACTGTTCCACGGCCTTGAGGGAAAATGCGTGACCACGCTGCATGGACGCCTGGATCTGCCACTGACACAGCCGTTTTGCGGCGTGGTGACGCCAATGCCGCTGATATCGGTTTCCAACAACCAGCGACTGCCGATGCCGGCAGGCGTCAACTGGCTTGCAACTGTCTATCATGGCCTGCCGCCGCAGGTGTGCCCGTATAACGAGGCCGGTGGCGACTATCTTGCGTTCCTTGGCCGAATCTCGCCCGAAAAACGCCCCGACCGGGCGATCGAGATCGCCTTGCGCTCCGGCGTGCCACTGAAGATCGCCGCCAAGGTGGACCCGATCGACCAGGCCTACTTCGAGCGCGAAATCGTCCCATTGCTCGATAACCCGTTGATCGAATTCATCGGTGAAATCGACGAACATGAGAAATCCGGATTTCTCGGCAATGCGCTTGCCCTGCTGTTTCCGATCGACTGGCCGGAGCCCTTCGGGCTCGTCATGATCGAGGCCATGTCGACGGGGACACCGGTGATTGCCTGGCGCAACGGGTCCGTCCCGGAGATCATTGGCGATGGCATCAGCGGCGTCATCGTGGACTCGATCTCCGAGGCTGTCGACGCGGTGCGGGAAGTGAAGCAACTGTCCCGGCGCGCCGTCGCCGCATACGGGCGCTCGCGCTTCACGGCAAAGCGGATGGCCGACAACTATGTCCAAGCCTATCAGCATTTGCTGGATCATCGGGAGCCCGTTGCCGCAGACGTCACGAAACCGATGTTGGCGCTTGAGCAACGTGAAAGTCGCCCGATAGCGCTCGGCACTCCCGTTGTGGTCATGTGA
- the groL gene encoding chaperonin GroEL (60 kDa chaperone family; promotes refolding of misfolded polypeptides especially under stressful conditions; forms two stacked rings of heptamers to form a barrel-shaped 14mer; ends can be capped by GroES; misfolded proteins enter the barrel where they are refolded when GroES binds), with the protein MSAKEIRFNGDARDRMLRGVEVLERTVKATLGPKGRNVILDRSYGAPRITKDGVTVAKEIELPDRFENMGAQMVREVASKTNDLAGDGTTTATVLAAAILREGSKLVAAGMNPMDLKRGIDLAVAVVVKDIQARSRAVQSSSEIAQVGTIAANGDATVGAMIARAMEEVGKEGVITVEEAKTAETELDVVEGMQFDRGYLSPYFVTNAEKMRVEFDEPYILIHEKKLGNLQTILPLLEAVAQSGKPLVVLCEDVEGEALATLVVNKLRGGLKVAAVKAPGFGDRRKAMLEDIAVVTAGRLISDDLGIKLENVTLDMLGRARRVQIEKDTTTIIDGFGEKADIEARVRQIKAQIEDTTSDYDREKLLERQAKLSGGVAVIRVGGVTETEVKEKKDRIDDALNATRAAVEEGIVAGGGVALLRARAALSTLSNDNADIRAGMSIVMRALEAPIRQIAENCGIDGPLVVGTLIQSNDPNQGFDAQNEVYVDMIGAGIVDPAKVVRTALQDAASIAGLLITTEVMIADARQHGSTGDAPGMDY; encoded by the coding sequence ATGTCTGCCAAGGAAATCAGGTTCAACGGCGATGCCCGCGACCGCATGCTGCGCGGCGTCGAGGTGCTGGAACGCACGGTCAAGGCAACGCTTGGTCCCAAGGGCCGCAACGTCATTCTGGACAGGTCTTATGGCGCACCGCGCATCACCAAGGACGGCGTGACCGTCGCCAAGGAGATCGAACTGCCCGACAGGTTCGAGAACATGGGCGCGCAAATGGTGCGAGAGGTCGCGTCGAAGACCAACGACCTTGCAGGCGACGGCACGACGACGGCGACCGTCCTTGCCGCCGCAATCTTGCGCGAAGGCAGCAAGCTCGTTGCGGCCGGCATGAACCCGATGGATCTCAAGCGCGGCATCGATCTTGCCGTCGCGGTCGTCGTCAAGGACATCCAGGCTCGCTCCAGGGCCGTCCAGTCTTCCAGCGAGATCGCCCAAGTCGGAACGATCGCCGCCAATGGCGATGCGACAGTCGGAGCCATGATCGCACGGGCAATGGAAGAGGTCGGCAAGGAAGGCGTGATCACTGTCGAGGAGGCCAAGACGGCGGAAACCGAACTCGACGTCGTCGAAGGCATGCAGTTCGATCGCGGCTATCTCTCTCCCTATTTCGTCACCAATGCCGAGAAGATGCGCGTCGAATTCGATGAGCCCTATATTCTCATTCACGAGAAGAAACTCGGCAATCTCCAGACAATCCTGCCGTTGCTCGAAGCCGTCGCGCAAAGCGGCAAACCTCTGGTCGTCCTGTGCGAGGACGTCGAGGGCGAAGCGCTGGCGACCCTTGTCGTCAACAAGCTGCGCGGTGGCCTCAAGGTCGCGGCGGTCAAGGCGCCAGGCTTCGGCGACCGCCGCAAGGCCATGCTTGAGGATATCGCGGTCGTGACGGCCGGTCGGCTCATCAGCGACGACCTCGGCATCAAGCTCGAAAATGTGACGCTGGACATGCTGGGACGGGCAAGGCGTGTCCAGATCGAAAAGGACACGACGACGATCATCGACGGCTTCGGCGAGAAGGCCGACATCGAGGCGCGCGTCCGGCAGATCAAGGCGCAAATCGAGGACACCACGTCCGACTACGACCGGGAGAAACTGCTGGAGCGGCAGGCCAAGCTGTCCGGCGGCGTCGCCGTGATCCGTGTCGGCGGAGTGACCGAGACCGAGGTCAAGGAAAAGAAGGACCGCATCGATGATGCGCTGAACGCAACCCGCGCCGCTGTCGAGGAAGGCATCGTCGCCGGCGGCGGTGTCGCCCTTCTGCGCGCCAGAGCCGCCCTTTCCACGCTCTCGAACGACAATGCAGACATCCGCGCCGGTATGTCGATCGTGATGCGGGCGCTTGAAGCGCCGATCCGGCAGATCGCGGAGAATTGCGGCATCGATGGCCCGCTGGTTGTGGGCACTCTCATCCAGAGCAACGATCCCAACCAGGGCTTCGATGCCCAGAACGAGGTTTACGTCGACATGATCGGCGCAGGCATCGTCGATCCGGCCAAGGTCGTGCGAACGGCTCTGCAGGATGCAGCCTCGATCGCCGGACTTCTGATCACCACCGAAGTGATGATCGCAGATGCCCGGCAGCATGGATCGACGGGCGATGCCCCGGGCATGGACTACTGA
- a CDS encoding co-chaperone GroES translates to MKFRPLHDRVVIRRADSDTQTRGGIIIPDTAKEKPQEGEVVAVGPGSRDEHGALIVPGVKAGDMILFGKWSGTEIKIDGDDLLIMRETDILGIVDLSDAAKPSKKAA, encoded by the coding sequence ATGAAATTCCGTCCACTACACGACCGCGTCGTCATCCGGCGAGCGGACAGTGACACGCAAACGCGGGGCGGGATCATCATTCCCGACACGGCCAAGGAAAAACCACAAGAAGGCGAAGTCGTCGCCGTGGGCCCAGGATCGCGCGACGAACACGGCGCGCTGATCGTCCCGGGCGTCAAGGCTGGCGACATGATCCTCTTCGGCAAGTGGTCGGGAACCGAGATCAAGATCGACGGTGACGATCTCCTGATCATGCGGGAAACCGACATATTGGGCATCGTCGACTTATCCGATGCGGCAAAGCCATCAAAGAAGGCCGCCTGA
- a CDS encoding GNAT family N-acetyltransferase has translation MHIIETERLILRSFREGDAADLFAYLRAPTTPCFLSLKLADLAEAEIEVGRRALDEGSVAICLKQTGRVIGDLFGGGEEGEEEDTASVGWNLNPQFGGQGYAFEAARALFDHLFRAKGFRRLYAYVEDHNTPSQRLCEKLGMRREGVFVEFVSFTNDDAGNPIYENTMQYAILRREWMSGALAMEQPPGMSGVAGAGTRCG, from the coding sequence ATGCACATCATCGAGACCGAGCGCCTGATCCTGAGGTCCTTCCGGGAGGGGGATGCAGCAGACCTCTTTGCCTATCTGCGCGCACCCACCACCCCCTGCTTCCTCTCGCTCAAGCTCGCAGACCTGGCCGAGGCGGAGATCGAGGTCGGGAGACGCGCCCTCGACGAGGGCAGCGTGGCAATCTGCCTGAAACAGACAGGCCGGGTCATCGGCGATCTGTTCGGCGGCGGCGAAGAGGGCGAGGAGGAGGACACGGCCTCGGTCGGCTGGAACCTCAATCCGCAATTCGGTGGCCAAGGATATGCGTTCGAGGCCGCGAGAGCCCTGTTCGATCATCTCTTCCGGGCAAAGGGTTTTCGCCGGCTCTATGCCTATGTCGAAGACCACAACACCCCCTCGCAGCGCCTCTGCGAAAAGCTGGGCATGCGCCGCGAAGGTGTGTTCGTGGAGTTCGTCTCCTTCACCAACGACGATGCGGGCAATCCGATCTACGAAAACACCATGCAGTACGCCATCCTGCGCCGAGAGTGGATGTCTGGGGCCTTAGCGATGGAGCAACCGCCGGGCATGAGCGGCGTCGCAGGCGCTGGGACGAGGTGTGGCTGA
- a CDS encoding TetR/AcrR family transcriptional regulator yields the protein MGRKPTITRDGLLEIAERIVRSEGAAGLTIDALAKAAGISKGGVQYSFSSKDDLVRALVERWTRQFDELLGEIDDVPPADLIRNYIKVMRSSHAAMNAKMAGLMIAYIQNRQNVIETREWYRSMFERLGGGTSDAQAARVALLAIEGLFLLRITGIDEDGEWSAFLGDVESVFERLLEK from the coding sequence TTGGGCAGAAAACCGACGATCACGCGTGACGGGTTGCTCGAAATCGCGGAAAGGATCGTTCGCAGTGAAGGCGCGGCCGGCCTGACCATCGATGCCCTGGCCAAGGCTGCCGGCATCTCGAAAGGCGGCGTCCAGTATTCATTCTCGTCGAAAGACGATCTGGTCCGCGCGCTGGTCGAGAGATGGACGCGTCAGTTCGACGAGTTGCTTGGTGAAATCGACGACGTTCCGCCGGCTGATCTCATTCGAAATTACATCAAGGTCATGCGCAGCTCGCACGCCGCCATGAACGCCAAAATGGCCGGCCTGATGATTGCCTACATCCAGAACCGGCAAAACGTCATCGAGACCCGGGAATGGTACCGTTCCATGTTCGAGCGCCTCGGCGGCGGAACGAGCGATGCGCAGGCGGCCCGGGTCGCCCTGCTGGCCATTGAGGGCCTCTTTCTGCTGCGCATCACCGGCATTGATGAAGACGGGGAATGGAGTGCTTTTCTCGGCGACGTGGAGAGCGTTTTTGAGCGCCTGCTCGAGAAATGA
- the thiC gene encoding phosphomethylpyrimidine synthase ThiC: MKDHFPTVTTGPLPASRRVWHRGALHADIRVPMREIDLHPTAGEPPVTVYDSSGPYTDPKAGIAIERGLPRLREGWVAARNDTERYAGRHVKPEDNGFAEGTRLTPEFPVRHEPKRAKLGRAVTQMAYARAGIVTPEMEFVAIRENLGRQAARQAQIRDGEAFGAEIPDFITPEFVRDEVAKGRAIIPANINHPELEPMAIGRNFLVKINANIGNSAVTSSMAEEVEKMVWAIRWGADTVMDLSTGRNIHNIRDWIIRNAPVPIGTVPLYQALEKVGGIAEDLSWEVFRDTLIEQAEQGVDYFTIHAGVRLHMIPMTVDRVTGIVSRGGSIMAKWCLHHHRESFLYEHFDEICDIARAYDVSFSLGDGLRPGSIADANDRAQFAELETLGELTQIAWAKDCQVMIEGPGHVPMHKIKANMDKQLAVCGEAPFYTLGPLTTDIAPGYDHITSGIGAAMIGWFGTAMLCYVTPKEHLGLPDRDDVKVGVITYKIAAHAADLAKGHPAARIRDDALSRARFEFRWEDQFNLSLDPETARSMHDETLPKEAHKVAHFCSMCGPKFCSMRISHDIRAEAQKEGMAAMAEKFREGGELYLPLEDAQ; encoded by the coding sequence ATGAAAGACCATTTCCCAACCGTCACCACGGGACCGCTGCCCGCCTCGCGCCGCGTTTGGCACCGAGGCGCGCTGCACGCCGATATTCGCGTGCCCATGCGCGAGATCGATCTTCACCCGACGGCTGGCGAACCGCCGGTGACCGTCTATGACAGTTCCGGTCCCTATACCGACCCGAAAGCCGGGATCGCCATCGAGCGCGGCCTGCCGCGCCTGCGCGAAGGCTGGGTTGCCGCGCGGAACGACACCGAGCGCTATGCGGGCCGGCATGTGAAGCCCGAGGACAACGGCTTTGCCGAGGGCACGCGACTGACGCCGGAGTTCCCCGTGCGGCACGAACCGAAGCGCGCGAAGCTTGGCCGGGCCGTCACGCAGATGGCCTATGCCCGTGCCGGGATCGTCACGCCGGAAATGGAATTCGTCGCCATCCGTGAAAATCTCGGCCGGCAGGCGGCAAGGCAGGCGCAGATCCGTGACGGCGAAGCCTTCGGCGCGGAGATCCCCGATTTCATCACGCCGGAATTCGTGCGGGACGAGGTGGCGAAGGGCAGGGCGATCATTCCCGCCAACATCAATCACCCGGAACTGGAGCCGATGGCGATCGGCCGGAATTTTCTCGTCAAGATCAACGCCAATATCGGCAACTCCGCCGTCACCTCCTCGATGGCCGAGGAGGTCGAGAAGATGGTCTGGGCGATCCGCTGGGGCGCGGATACGGTGATGGACCTCTCGACCGGGCGCAACATCCACAACATCCGCGACTGGATCATCCGCAACGCGCCCGTGCCCATCGGCACGGTGCCGCTCTACCAGGCGCTGGAGAAGGTCGGCGGCATCGCCGAGGACCTGTCCTGGGAGGTGTTTCGCGACACGCTGATCGAACAGGCCGAGCAGGGGGTGGACTATTTCACCATCCACGCCGGCGTGCGGCTGCACATGATCCCGATGACGGTCGACCGGGTGACGGGCATCGTCTCGCGCGGCGGCTCGATCATGGCCAAATGGTGCCTGCACCATCATCGCGAGAGCTTTCTCTACGAGCATTTCGACGAAATCTGCGACATCGCCCGCGCCTATGACGTCTCCTTTTCGCTCGGCGACGGCCTGCGGCCAGGATCGATCGCCGACGCCAACGACCGGGCACAGTTTGCCGAACTGGAGACACTCGGAGAACTCACGCAGATCGCCTGGGCGAAGGATTGCCAGGTGATGATCGAAGGTCCCGGCCATGTTCCCATGCACAAGATCAAGGCCAATATGGACAAGCAGCTCGCCGTGTGCGGCGAGGCGCCGTTCTATACGCTCGGGCCGCTGACCACCGACATCGCACCTGGCTACGATCACATCACCTCGGGCATCGGCGCGGCGATGATCGGCTGGTTCGGCACGGCGATGCTGTGCTACGTGACGCCCAAGGAACATCTCGGCCTGCCGGACCGCGACGATGTGAAGGTGGGCGTCATCACCTACAAGATTGCGGCCCATGCCGCCGATCTCGCCAAGGGCCATCCGGCGGCACGCATTCGCGACGACGCGCTCAGCCGGGCGCGGTTCGAGTTCCGCTGGGAGGACCAGTTCAACCTCTCGCTCGACCCGGAAACGGCCCGGTCGATGCATGACGAGACCCTGCCGAAGGAGGCGCACAAGGTGGCCCATTTCTGCTCCATGTGCGGGCCGAAATTCTGCTCGATGCGCATCTCCCACGATATTCGGGCCGAGGCCCAGAAGGAGGGCATGGCAGCGATGGCCGAGAAATTCCGCGAGGGCGGCGAGCTCTATCTGCCGCTGGAGGACGCACAATGA
- the thiM gene encoding hydroxyethylthiazole kinase → MTETPGTLLAALRAEPPLVQCITNYVAMNIAANVLLAAGASPAMVADAEESGEFARIAGALTVNIGTLSPPFVDGARAAIAGAEAAGRPWVLDPVACQATAYRRRVSAELAALRPTIIRGNASEILSLAGEASRGQGVDGRDPVAMAEDGARRLARKYASVVVVTGAVDFVTDGVRAARVEGGSPFMPMNTAMGCSLTCLCGAYAAVAGDPFDAAIGALAHFAVAGSHAHEGAAGPGSFAPRFLDALHAVTPERLDAEASIQSVEEVSE, encoded by the coding sequence ATGACCGAGACACCCGGAACCCTTCTGGCCGCGCTCAGGGCCGAACCGCCGCTGGTGCAGTGCATCACCAACTATGTCGCCATGAACATCGCCGCCAACGTGCTCCTGGCGGCGGGGGCCAGTCCCGCCATGGTCGCCGACGCCGAGGAATCGGGCGAGTTCGCCCGCATCGCCGGGGCGCTGACGGTCAATATCGGCACGCTCTCGCCGCCCTTCGTCGATGGCGCGCGTGCCGCCATCGCCGGGGCAGAGGCGGCCGGACGGCCCTGGGTGCTCGACCCGGTGGCCTGTCAGGCGACGGCGTATCGTCGCCGCGTCTCGGCGGAGCTTGCTGCGCTGCGCCCGACGATCATCCGCGGCAATGCCTCCGAGATCCTGTCTCTCGCCGGCGAAGCCAGCCGGGGGCAGGGCGTTGACGGACGCGATCCCGTCGCCATGGCCGAGGATGGCGCCCGCCGGTTGGCACGCAAATACGCCAGCGTCGTCGTGGTGACCGGCGCTGTGGACTTTGTCACCGACGGCGTGCGTGCGGCGCGGGTCGAGGGCGGATCGCCCTTCATGCCGATGAACACCGCCATGGGCTGTTCCCTCACGTGCCTGTGCGGGGCCTATGCGGCCGTCGCTGGCGATCCCTTCGACGCAGCCATCGGGGCTTTGGCGCATTTCGCCGTGGCGGGCAGCCATGCGCATGAAGGCGCTGCCGGACCGGGGAGCTTTGCGCCACGCTTCCTGGACGCACTTCACGCCGTCACGCCTGAAAGGCTCGATGCCGAGGCATCGATCCAGAGTGTCGAAGAGGTCTCGGAATGA